A single Alteribacter lacisalsi DNA region contains:
- the sufB gene encoding Fe-S cluster assembly protein SufB produces the protein MAKKMPEIGEYQYGFSDKDVSIFRSKRGLTKEIVEEISRMKAEPQWMLDFRLKSLEQFYKMPMPQWGGDLSELNFDEITYYVKPSEKSERSWDEVPEEIKNTFDKLGIPEAEQKYLAGVSAQYESEVVYHNMKEELTEQGILFKDTDTALKEDEEIFRKHFGKVIPPSDNKFAALNSAVWSGGSFIYVPKGIKVDTPLQAYFRINSENMGQFERTLIIADEDSSVHYVEGCTAPVYTTNSLHSAVVEIIVKKNAYCRYTTIQNWAPNVFNLVTKRAVAEEGANMEWVDGNIGSKLTMKYPAVVMKGRGARGNILSIAIAGKGQHQDAGAKVHHLAPDCSSTIVSKSISKQGGKVTYRGICHFGRKSEGSKSKIECDTLIMDNESTSDTIPYNEILNNDITLEHEATVSKVSEEQLFYLMSRGVSEQEATEMIVMGFIEPFTKELPMEYAVEMNRLIKFEMEGSIG, from the coding sequence ATGGCTAAGAAAATGCCTGAAATCGGAGAATATCAATATGGTTTTTCCGATAAAGACGTATCGATCTTCCGTTCGAAGCGCGGTCTGACAAAAGAGATCGTAGAGGAAATTTCCCGTATGAAAGCTGAGCCTCAGTGGATGCTTGATTTCCGTCTGAAGTCTCTTGAACAGTTTTATAAAATGCCGATGCCTCAGTGGGGCGGCGACCTGAGCGAGCTTAACTTTGACGAAATTACGTATTACGTAAAACCGTCCGAAAAGTCCGAGCGCTCATGGGATGAAGTACCTGAGGAAATTAAGAACACATTTGACAAACTCGGAATTCCGGAAGCAGAGCAGAAATACCTTGCCGGTGTATCCGCGCAGTACGAATCCGAAGTTGTTTATCACAACATGAAAGAAGAACTCACAGAACAGGGAATCCTGTTTAAAGATACGGACACCGCTCTGAAAGAAGATGAGGAAATCTTCCGCAAGCACTTCGGTAAAGTGATTCCGCCATCAGACAACAAGTTTGCGGCGCTGAACTCTGCCGTATGGTCCGGAGGCTCTTTCATCTATGTACCAAAAGGAATTAAAGTGGATACGCCTCTTCAGGCTTACTTCCGTATCAACTCCGAGAACATGGGCCAGTTCGAGCGTACTCTGATCATTGCCGATGAAGACAGCTCTGTCCACTACGTGGAAGGCTGTACGGCTCCGGTTTACACGACGAACTCCCTTCACAGTGCAGTTGTTGAAATTATCGTTAAGAAGAACGCGTACTGCCGTTATACAACGATCCAGAACTGGGCGCCAAACGTATTCAACCTCGTAACGAAGCGTGCGGTGGCTGAAGAAGGTGCCAACATGGAATGGGTTGACGGCAACATCGGTTCCAAGCTGACGATGAAATATCCGGCAGTTGTCATGAAAGGCCGCGGAGCACGCGGAAACATCCTTTCCATTGCGATTGCAGGAAAGGGACAGCACCAGGATGCAGGAGCTAAAGTTCACCACTTGGCACCGGACTGCTCCTCCACGATCGTTTCCAAATCCATCTCCAAGCAGGGTGGTAAAGTAACGTATCGCGGCATCTGTCACTTCGGACGTAAATCTGAAGGATCAAAATCCAAGATCGAGTGTGATACGCTCATCATGGATAACGAGTCCACTTCAGATACGATTCCTTACAACGAAATCCTCAACAATGATATTACGCTTGAGCACGAAGCGACTGTATCGAAAGTTTCCGAAGAGCAGCTCTTCTATCTGATGAGCCGCGGAGTTTCCGAGCAGGAAGCAACGGAAATGATCGTCATGGGCTTCATCGAGCCGTTCACAAAAGAACTTCCAATGGAGTATGCCGTTGAAATGAACCGTCTCATCAAGTTCGAGATGGAAGGTTCCATCGGTTAA
- the sufU gene encoding Fe-S cluster assembly sulfur transfer protein SufU, whose amino-acid sequence MSLGNNLDTLYRQVIMDHYKNPRNRGELDGDTLTVNMNNPTCGDRIQLQMKVEDGKIADAKFTGEGCSISLSSASMMTQAVKGLPVDDALKLSGIFSDIMLGKDADYGDFDLGDIEALQGVAKFPARIKCATLAWKAMEKGLKEENE is encoded by the coding sequence ATGTCTTTGGGTAATAATCTCGATACACTGTATCGTCAAGTGATCATGGATCATTATAAAAACCCGAGAAACCGGGGCGAACTCGATGGGGACACACTCACGGTAAACATGAACAATCCCACTTGCGGAGACCGCATCCAGCTTCAGATGAAGGTGGAAGACGGAAAAATCGCGGATGCTAAGTTTACAGGTGAAGGGTGCTCGATCAGTCTTTCCTCTGCCTCCATGATGACGCAGGCGGTAAAAGGCCTTCCTGTTGATGACGCTCTGAAGCTTTCCGGTATTTTTTCCGATATTATGCTTGGCAAAGACGCCGACTACGGCGATTTTGACCTCGGTGATATCGAAGCCCTCCAGGGAGTTGCGAAATTCCCGGCCAGAATTAAATGCGCCACTTTGGCGTGGAAAGCGATGGAAAAAGGGTTGAAAGAAGAAAACGAATAA
- a CDS encoding cysteine desulfurase — protein MDVRAVRKQFPILDQEVNGQPLVYLDSAATSQKPAQVIEALDDYYRRYNSNVHRGVHTLGTLATDGYEGAREKIRKFINASSTEEVIYTRGTTTAINLVAQSYGRANLGPDDEIVITPMEHHSNIIPWQQLAKATGAALKYLELRKDGTIDMDKIEETITDRTKIVAVMHVSNVLGTINPVKELAAAAHKHGAVMLVDGAQSTPHMRVDVQDLDCDFFAFSSHKMCGPTGVGVLYGKKALLEAMEPVEFGGEMIDFVGLQDSTWKELPWKFEGGTPIIAGAIGLGVAIDFLEEIGLDDIEQHEHELAQYAMEQLKEVDGITVYGPKHRAGIVTFNCDDVHPHDVATVLDADGIAVRAGHHCAQPLMKWLDVSATARASFYLYNTKDDVDTFVKGLNKTKEYFGDVFG, from the coding sequence ATGGATGTACGCGCGGTCCGTAAACAGTTCCCGATTCTCGATCAGGAAGTTAACGGTCAGCCTCTTGTATACCTTGACAGTGCTGCAACATCCCAGAAGCCTGCGCAGGTGATTGAAGCCCTTGACGACTATTACCGCCGCTATAATTCCAACGTTCACCGTGGTGTTCATACCCTCGGGACGCTGGCAACGGACGGTTATGAAGGCGCCCGTGAAAAGATCCGCAAGTTTATTAATGCCTCTTCCACAGAAGAAGTAATTTACACGCGCGGAACAACTACTGCAATCAATCTTGTTGCACAGAGCTACGGCCGTGCGAACCTCGGACCGGATGACGAGATTGTCATTACACCGATGGAGCACCACAGTAACATTATTCCGTGGCAGCAGCTGGCCAAAGCGACTGGTGCAGCGCTTAAATATCTTGAACTCCGTAAAGACGGCACAATCGATATGGATAAAATAGAAGAAACGATCACAGACCGTACGAAGATCGTTGCTGTAATGCACGTGTCAAATGTGCTCGGAACGATCAACCCCGTTAAGGAACTGGCTGCCGCAGCTCATAAACACGGCGCGGTAATGCTGGTTGACGGTGCCCAGAGTACCCCTCATATGCGGGTTGATGTACAGGATCTGGATTGCGACTTCTTTGCTTTTTCATCCCATAAAATGTGCGGGCCGACAGGAGTCGGGGTACTTTACGGCAAAAAGGCTCTTCTGGAAGCGATGGAACCTGTGGAATTCGGCGGCGAAATGATTGATTTTGTCGGTCTCCAGGATTCTACATGGAAAGAGCTTCCGTGGAAGTTTGAAGGCGGTACACCGATTATTGCCGGCGCGATCGGCCTTGGTGTCGCGATTGATTTCCTTGAAGAAATCGGTCTTGATGACATTGAACAGCACGAGCACGAACTGGCACAGTATGCCATGGAGCAGCTGAAGGAAGTAGACGGCATCACCGTTTATGGACCAAAGCACCGGGCAGGTATCGTGACATTCAATTGTGACGATGTCCATCCCCATGACGTGGCGACAGTCCTTGACGCAGACGGAATTGCTGTCCGGGCCGGTCATCACTGTGCACAGCCCCTAATGAAATGGCTGGACGTATCAGCAACTGCCCGTGCAAGCTTTTACCTGTATAACACGAAAGATGACGTGGATACATTCGTAAAAGGACTAAATAAAACAAAGGAGTACTTCGGAGATGTCTTTGGGTAA
- the sufD gene encoding Fe-S cluster assembly protein SufD has protein sequence MSVDTKLPFDQEYVTNFSKDRQEPQWLTSLRLSSLERAEAIDLPKPDKTNITKWNFTSFKHEKAESADTPYSNLSDKVKGLVGKEENANTILVQENGATVFSRTQEDLEKQGVIFTDLQTAVTEHSDLVEKYFMKEAVTADENRLTALHAALVNGGTFIYVPKNVEVSVPLQAIYVQKGGVGLFNHVLIVAEANSSVTYFENYASEDGSEETVANIVAEVYAADGATVNFGAVDNLAADVTTYVNRRAQVTGRDAKVYWSLGQMNDGNTVSDNTTYLVGEGSYADSKTVSIGRGKQTQNFTTLIKHYGKNSDGQILKHGVMKDAATSIYNGISKIEKGATKANGEQTERVLMLSEKARGDANPILLIDEDDVTAGHAASVGKIDPLQMFYLMSRGISREEAERLIIHGFLGPVVNEIPIESVKEQLLEVIERKVY, from the coding sequence ATGTCAGTGGACACAAAGCTACCATTTGATCAGGAATATGTGACCAACTTCTCTAAAGACCGCCAGGAGCCTCAGTGGCTCACCAGCCTGCGCCTGTCGTCTTTAGAGCGTGCAGAGGCAATCGACCTGCCGAAGCCGGATAAAACGAATATAACGAAATGGAACTTTACATCTTTCAAACATGAAAAAGCGGAATCAGCGGATACACCATACAGCAATCTGTCTGATAAAGTGAAGGGTCTTGTCGGCAAAGAAGAAAACGCCAACACGATCCTGGTTCAGGAAAACGGTGCGACTGTCTTCTCGCGCACGCAGGAAGATCTGGAGAAACAGGGCGTTATCTTTACTGACCTTCAGACAGCAGTAACCGAACACAGCGATCTCGTTGAAAAGTACTTTATGAAAGAAGCGGTCACTGCCGATGAAAACCGTCTGACGGCTCTTCATGCTGCGCTTGTAAACGGAGGGACGTTTATTTACGTACCGAAGAACGTGGAAGTCAGCGTGCCGCTTCAGGCGATTTATGTTCAGAAAGGCGGAGTCGGCCTTTTTAACCATGTTCTGATTGTAGCTGAAGCGAACAGCTCCGTTACGTACTTTGAAAACTACGCTTCAGAAGACGGAAGCGAAGAAACAGTAGCCAATATCGTTGCGGAAGTATACGCTGCTGACGGCGCGACAGTGAACTTCGGTGCCGTTGACAACCTTGCTGCTGACGTGACAACCTATGTGAACCGCCGCGCTCAGGTAACTGGACGGGATGCGAAAGTATACTGGTCTCTTGGCCAGATGAATGACGGTAACACGGTTTCCGATAACACAACATATCTTGTGGGCGAAGGCTCATATGCTGACTCTAAAACCGTTTCCATCGGCCGCGGAAAGCAGACGCAGAACTTTACAACTCTGATCAAGCATTACGGAAAAAATTCCGATGGTCAGATTCTGAAGCACGGCGTTATGAAGGATGCCGCGACTTCCATCTATAACGGTATTTCCAAAATTGAAAAGGGTGCAACAAAGGCGAACGGCGAGCAGACTGAGCGTGTGCTTATGCTGAGTGAAAAAGCCCGCGGCGACGCCAACCCAATCCTTCTTATTGATGAAGATGACGTTACAGCAGGCCATGCGGCATCTGTCGGTAAAATCGATCCGCTGCAGATGTTCTACCTGATGAGCCGCGGAATTTCCCGTGAGGAAGCGGAACGTCTTATCATCCATGGTTTCCTCGGTCCGGTTGTAAACGAGATTCCAATCGAATCCGTTAAAGAGCAGCTGCTCGAAGTGATCGAAAGGAAAGTATACTAA
- the sufC gene encoding Fe-S cluster assembly ATPase SufC, with product MTAPNLKVEDLHVSIEEKEILKGFGIEVNGGEIHAIMGPNGTGKSTLASALMGHPKYEVTSGKASFNGEDLFEMEVDERARAGLFLAMQYPSEISGVTNADFIRSAINSGREEGDEISLMKFIRKMDEKMGTLDIDQSFQHRYLNEGFSGGEKKRNEILQLLMLEPKIAILDEIDSGLDIDALKVVAQGINDMRGEDFGCLIITHYQRLLNYITPDKVHVMMQGRIVKSGGPELAQKLEEQGYDWIKEELGIEDETVGQE from the coding sequence ATGACTGCACCAAACTTAAAAGTTGAAGATCTTCATGTATCCATTGAAGAAAAAGAGATTTTGAAAGGATTCGGAATTGAAGTGAACGGTGGCGAGATCCACGCGATTATGGGACCAAACGGTACCGGTAAATCCACACTTGCTTCTGCTTTAATGGGACATCCTAAATATGAAGTAACAAGCGGGAAAGCTTCTTTTAATGGAGAAGACCTGTTTGAAATGGAAGTTGACGAGCGCGCCCGCGCCGGACTTTTTCTTGCGATGCAGTATCCGTCTGAAATCAGCGGTGTAACAAACGCAGACTTTATCCGTTCAGCGATCAACTCCGGCCGTGAAGAAGGCGACGAGATTTCCCTGATGAAGTTCATCCGCAAAATGGATGAAAAAATGGGAACGCTTGATATCGACCAGTCGTTCCAGCATCGTTACCTGAACGAAGGGTTTTCCGGCGGTGAGAAGAAGCGGAACGAAATTCTTCAGCTTCTCATGCTTGAACCGAAAATTGCGATTCTGGACGAGATCGACTCCGGTCTTGACATCGACGCGCTTAAAGTCGTAGCACAGGGAATTAACGATATGCGCGGCGAGGACTTCGGCTGCCTGATTATCACCCACTACCAGCGTCTGCTTAACTACATTACACCTGACAAAGTACACGTGATGATGCAGGGACGTATCGTAAAATCCGGCGGACCTGAGCTTGCACAGAAGCTAGAAGAGCAGGGTTACGATTGGATTAAAGAAGAACTGGGCATTGAAGACGAGACTGTAGGGCAAGAATAA
- a CDS encoding carboxymuconolactone decarboxylase family protein, with the protein MEHQQQDPTLSPIQQALHDYKAGHGLFNEQMPEIADKYDAFTEACFREGTLTKKEKQLIALGIGIYAQDEYCIIYHTKGCLDQGCSQEEILEAVAVTGAFGGGAAMSQAFTLVEQCLTELDQQAH; encoded by the coding sequence ATGGAACATCAGCAGCAAGACCCGACACTTTCACCGATTCAGCAGGCTTTGCATGACTATAAGGCTGGACACGGGCTATTTAACGAGCAGATGCCGGAAATCGCTGATAAATACGATGCCTTTACAGAAGCGTGTTTCCGTGAAGGGACGCTCACGAAAAAGGAGAAGCAGCTCATTGCACTTGGTATTGGTATTTATGCCCAGGATGAATACTGTATTATTTATCATACGAAAGGATGCCTTGATCAGGGCTGCTCTCAGGAAGAGATTCTTGAAGCCGTAGCTGTTACCGGTGCATTCGGGGGCGGTGCTGCCATGAGCCAGGCGTTTACACTTGTGGAACAGTGCCTCACCGAGCTTGATCAGCAGGCCCATTGA
- a CDS encoding MetQ/NlpA family ABC transporter substrate-binding protein, whose product MKKTFTFSAFALSAGILAACGGGNGDNGGAEGEGDNSTLVVGATNIPHSEILDFAAPLLEEEGIDLQIEVFNDYVMPNRALAAGELDANYFQHVPYLEDQMASNEDYDFVNAGGVHIEPIGVYSQEYGSLEELPDGAEVLMSDAPSDHGRILLMLEEEGVITLEDGAGTEATLDDIVDNPKNLDFQPDYEAALLPTAYENGEGDAVLINSNFALEANLDPNEDSIAIETSDLDNPYVNIITVRSGDEDNEQIQTLVEILRSEEVRDFIEEEYNGAVVPAGE is encoded by the coding sequence ATGAAAAAAACATTCACTTTTTCAGCATTTGCTCTTTCAGCAGGAATTCTGGCTGCCTGTGGTGGCGGTAACGGAGACAACGGAGGGGCAGAAGGAGAAGGAGACAACAGCACCCTTGTTGTAGGTGCCACAAACATTCCCCACTCGGAAATCCTGGATTTCGCCGCGCCACTTCTTGAAGAAGAAGGCATTGACCTGCAGATTGAAGTGTTTAACGACTACGTGATGCCAAACCGTGCACTCGCAGCAGGTGAACTTGATGCAAACTACTTCCAGCATGTCCCTTATCTTGAAGATCAGATGGCTTCTAATGAAGATTATGACTTCGTAAACGCAGGCGGCGTGCACATCGAACCGATCGGCGTTTACAGCCAGGAGTATGGCTCTTTAGAAGAACTTCCTGACGGCGCCGAAGTTTTGATGAGTGATGCCCCGTCTGACCACGGCCGTATTCTTCTCATGCTTGAAGAGGAAGGGGTTATTACCCTTGAAGACGGTGCAGGCACAGAAGCCACTCTGGATGATATTGTGGACAACCCGAAGAATCTCGACTTCCAGCCTGATTATGAAGCTGCTCTCCTTCCGACTGCATATGAAAACGGAGAAGGAGATGCTGTACTGATTAACTCCAACTTCGCACTCGAAGCTAATCTTGATCCGAATGAAGATTCCATCGCCATCGAGACGTCCGACCTGGATAACCCGTATGTGAACATTATTACGGTCCGAAGCGGTGACGAAGATAACGAGCAGATTCAGACGCTAGTTGAAATCCTCCGTTCAGAAGAAGTCAGAGACTTTATTGAAGAAGAATACAACGGTGCAGTTGTGCCGGCAGGTGAATAA
- a CDS encoding methionine ABC transporter permease, translating to MIEQMFPNVNWDRLWDATMETIYMSAVSVFFTFIIGVALGLVLFLTAKNNLWENKPVNVVTAGFVNLFRSIPFIILLVLLIPFTTALIGTMLGPSAALPALIFGAAPFYARMVEIGLREVDKGVIEASRSMGATHSQIIFKVLLPESMPALISGITVTAIALISYTAMAGVIGAGGLGDFAYREGFQRYNDDVTLAATIAILIVVFIVQIVGDQLTRVLDKR from the coding sequence GTGATTGAACAGATGTTTCCTAACGTGAACTGGGACCGGCTGTGGGATGCCACTATGGAGACAATTTATATGTCAGCTGTTTCGGTGTTTTTCACCTTTATTATCGGTGTTGCGCTCGGTCTTGTTCTCTTTCTGACAGCAAAAAATAATCTTTGGGAGAATAAACCGGTAAACGTGGTAACTGCAGGGTTTGTAAACCTGTTCCGTTCTATCCCATTTATCATCCTGCTTGTATTGCTTATACCGTTTACTACCGCCCTGATCGGGACGATGCTAGGCCCTTCAGCGGCTCTTCCTGCACTTATTTTTGGCGCTGCTCCATTTTATGCACGGATGGTGGAAATCGGGCTCAGGGAAGTGGACAAAGGTGTTATTGAAGCTTCCCGATCAATGGGGGCGACACACAGCCAGATTATTTTCAAAGTGCTGCTCCCAGAATCCATGCCAGCTCTTATATCAGGGATTACCGTTACAGCAATTGCCCTTATCAGTTATACGGCGATGGCCGGTGTAATTGGAGCAGGCGGTCTGGGTGACTTTGCCTACCGTGAAGGTTTTCAGCGTTACAACGATGACGTGACCCTCGCTGCGACGATTGCCATTCTGATTGTCGTATTTATCGTTCAAATCGTCGGTGACCAGCTCACCCGTGTGTTGGACAAGCGTTAA
- a CDS encoding methionine ABC transporter ATP-binding protein, protein MIRLDNLQKLFQTRDGQVTAVDNVKLTIDKGEIFGVIGYSGAGKSTLIRMLNMLERPTSGHVSIDEKDMGDLSKSELRLARQGIGMIFQHFNLLWSRTVRDNIAFPLEIAGVPKQKRKARVEELIRLVGLEGRGGSYPSQLSGGQKQRVGIARALANNPDVLLCDEATSALDPKTTDSILDLLVDINNKLGLTIVLITHEMHVIRKICHRVAVMEQGKVVEEGHVLDVFSHPREEMTKEFVKQVTEPEETEQALAHLFGEEGIGRVLQLTFTGSDAKKHVITDVIRRFDVNVNILQGKISTTQNGSYGSLFIGLDGNEEEMDRAVAYIKEQHVEVEVIHSD, encoded by the coding sequence ATGATTCGTCTTGATAATCTTCAAAAGCTGTTTCAGACCAGAGATGGTCAGGTCACAGCCGTTGACAATGTAAAACTGACGATCGATAAAGGCGAGATTTTCGGCGTAATCGGATACAGCGGTGCCGGAAAAAGTACGCTGATCCGGATGCTGAATATGCTGGAGAGGCCCACATCAGGCCATGTATCGATTGACGAGAAAGATATGGGTGATCTCTCTAAAAGCGAGCTTCGTCTTGCCCGCCAGGGGATCGGCATGATCTTTCAGCACTTTAATCTTCTCTGGTCCCGTACGGTCAGAGACAATATTGCTTTTCCACTCGAAATTGCAGGTGTACCGAAGCAGAAAAGAAAAGCCCGGGTGGAGGAACTGATCCGGCTCGTTGGTCTCGAAGGCCGCGGTGGCTCCTATCCATCACAGCTGAGCGGTGGTCAGAAGCAGCGTGTCGGAATTGCGAGAGCACTGGCAAACAACCCGGACGTTCTGTTGTGTGACGAGGCGACGTCAGCGCTCGACCCTAAGACGACTGACTCGATTCTGGATCTGCTCGTGGATATTAATAATAAGCTGGGACTGACAATTGTTCTGATTACACATGAAATGCACGTGATTCGAAAGATCTGCCACCGTGTGGCCGTCATGGAGCAGGGAAAGGTTGTGGAAGAAGGACATGTACTTGATGTATTCAGTCATCCACGCGAGGAGATGACAAAGGAATTCGTCAAGCAGGTAACCGAACCTGAAGAAACAGAGCAGGCTCTGGCTCATCTTTTCGGGGAAGAAGGAATTGGCCGGGTACTGCAGCTTACGTTTACAGGCAGTGATGCCAAAAAACATGTGATTACCGATGTCATCCGCAGATTTGACGTAAACGTAAATATTCTTCAAGGAAAAATATCGACCACCCAAAACGGGTCATACGGTTCTTTGTTTATCGGCCTTGACGGTAATGAAGAAGAAATGGACAGAGCTGTTGCCTACATTAAAGAACAGCATGTTGAAGTGGAGGTGATCCACAGTGATTGA
- a CDS encoding MFS transporter: MSGIVTEWVGQLRSYNRNIRLFLLASTLANIGMGVFIIIYNYYIRELGFDDSVNGRVIAMQSMATALLLLPAGLLSDRFGRKRLILLGAAFAAASLFLRAVLSLEELLLATAFMTGMFMAFIQVSSIPLLAENSTEKERVHLFSLNFAIIMLANVIGNLLGGTMSDVLHHLAGLSGLWSIRITLLLGASFFIASLVPIIKIREDRKLNEQNSQERSFKKLFTTHKTGIKIILLFAIAQLIIGFGSGLVIPYLNLYFVDRFAVSHSMVGLILSAGQLMTAFALMIGPAVVRKYGEVTAVVILQLASIPFLLITAFTENIWFAVFGFLFRQALMNAGNPIQMSLMMRSVNDNIKGLANSVGQAVFHLGWAVMGPVSTGIVLAYGAYTGYAVVFSITGGLYIIGTIYFFFVFREKPDKSNNKKQFLSA, encoded by the coding sequence ATGAGTGGAATTGTAACAGAATGGGTGGGGCAGCTGCGCTCCTATAACCGGAATATACGCCTGTTTTTGCTCGCCTCTACCCTGGCGAACATCGGGATGGGCGTCTTTATCATCATTTATAACTACTACATACGTGAACTCGGCTTTGATGACAGTGTAAATGGCCGGGTCATTGCCATGCAGTCGATGGCAACGGCGCTGCTTCTACTGCCTGCCGGTTTACTGAGTGACCGGTTCGGGCGAAAACGGCTCATTCTTCTTGGCGCTGCATTTGCTGCAGCCAGCCTTTTCCTGAGAGCGGTTCTCTCATTGGAAGAGCTTCTTTTGGCAACGGCCTTTATGACCGGTATGTTTATGGCCTTTATTCAGGTATCCTCAATCCCACTGCTTGCTGAGAATTCGACGGAAAAAGAACGGGTTCATCTGTTCAGTCTGAATTTCGCGATCATTATGCTCGCCAATGTCATTGGAAATCTCCTCGGAGGGACGATGAGTGATGTCTTACATCACCTCGCCGGTCTGAGCGGCCTGTGGAGCATACGAATTACCCTTCTCCTCGGGGCCTCGTTTTTCATTGCTTCACTAGTTCCGATTATTAAGATCAGAGAAGACAGAAAACTGAACGAACAAAACAGTCAGGAACGATCGTTCAAAAAACTCTTTACTACGCATAAAACCGGCATCAAAATCATTCTTTTATTTGCCATTGCCCAGCTGATCATTGGATTTGGATCAGGGCTGGTAATCCCTTACCTGAACCTGTACTTCGTTGACAGGTTTGCGGTTTCCCACTCTATGGTCGGCCTGATCCTTTCCGCAGGACAGTTAATGACTGCCTTTGCGTTAATGATTGGACCGGCAGTGGTCAGAAAATACGGCGAAGTGACGGCAGTTGTTATATTGCAACTTGCTTCTATCCCGTTCCTGCTCATCACCGCATTTACGGAAAATATCTGGTTTGCTGTATTCGGCTTTCTTTTCAGGCAGGCACTGATGAACGCCGGAAATCCGATTCAGATGTCTCTAATGATGCGAAGCGTCAACGACAATATAAAAGGGCTTGCCAATTCAGTCGGCCAGGCTGTTTTTCACCTTGGATGGGCCGTGATGGGGCCGGTTTCCACCGGTATTGTACTGGCGTACGGAGCCTACACCGGATATGCTGTCGTTTTTTCCATTACTGGCGGTCTCTATATTATCGGGACGATTTATTTCTTCTTTGTTTTCCGCGAAAAGCCAGACAAGTCGAATAATAAAAAACAATTTTTGTCAGCATAA
- a CDS encoding DUF2553 family protein yields the protein MNPTNADRTKRRNVNNVEIKKENATFNQESSYIDVTDRVKARLDDDGYVTFYLDEQKLGRLKATGVEEEFAEEFTAGEGERSNDPAASGKELAKSYVDGCDMGWC from the coding sequence ATGAATCCGACAAATGCAGACAGAACGAAAAGGCGCAATGTAAACAATGTGGAGATCAAGAAAGAAAACGCGACTTTCAACCAGGAATCGTCCTATATTGATGTGACAGACCGGGTAAAGGCGAGACTTGATGATGATGGTTATGTGACCTTTTATTTGGATGAACAGAAACTCGGCCGCCTTAAGGCGACAGGCGTGGAAGAAGAGTTTGCAGAAGAGTTTACCGCGGGTGAGGGTGAGAGATCGAATGATCCTGCAGCCTCGGGAAAAGAGCTGGCAAAATCCTACGTGGACGGATGCGATATGGGCTGGTGCTGA
- the gcvH gene encoding glycine cleavage system protein GcvH yields MSLPKEFKYSDEHEWVKDEGGRVRIGITDFAQSELGDIVFVELPEVGDEVEANEPFGSVESVKTVSELYAPVSGKVVEVNENLEDSPEFVNESPYEKAWMIVVEPSDPSDQDKLMTAEQYEEMISQE; encoded by the coding sequence ATGAGTTTACCAAAGGAATTCAAGTATTCAGATGAGCACGAATGGGTTAAAGATGAAGGCGGACGCGTCCGCATCGGGATTACGGATTTCGCCCAGTCAGAGCTGGGTGACATCGTTTTCGTTGAACTGCCTGAAGTCGGCGATGAAGTCGAAGCAAACGAGCCTTTTGGAAGCGTGGAATCTGTTAAAACAGTATCCGAGCTTTATGCTCCTGTAAGCGGGAAAGTGGTTGAAGTAAATGAAAATCTTGAAGATTCCCCTGAATTTGTAAATGAATCACCTTACGAAAAAGCATGGATGATCGTAGTTGAGCCTTCTGATCCGTCAGATCAGGACAAACTCATGACTGCTGAGCAGTATGAGGAAATGATCAGCCAGGAATAG
- a CDS encoding arsenate reductase family protein → MSVTFYHYAKCGTCRKAKKWLDDHEVSYEAVDITQNPPSKEQLRDYYEKSGLELKKFFNTSGKKYRELGLKDKVKTADDEELLEILASDGMLIKRPIATDGKKVTVGFNEGAFEETWER, encoded by the coding sequence ATGAGTGTGACATTTTACCATTATGCAAAATGCGGGACGTGCAGGAAAGCGAAGAAATGGCTCGATGATCATGAGGTGTCGTACGAGGCGGTGGATATTACCCAGAATCCTCCATCAAAAGAGCAGCTTCGGGACTACTATGAAAAAAGTGGGCTGGAGCTGAAAAAGTTTTTCAACACGAGTGGAAAAAAATACCGTGAGCTCGGTCTGAAGGATAAGGTGAAAACAGCAGACGATGAGGAGCTGCTTGAAATTCTTGCTTCCGACGGAATGCTGATTAAACGGCCGATTGCGACTGATGGTAAAAAAGTGACGGTTGGGTTTAATGAAGGCGCTTTCGAGGAAACGTGGGAAAGGTAA